In Atribacterota bacterium, the following proteins share a genomic window:
- a CDS encoding tetratricopeptide repeat protein, translating into MKKLALVMSLFLILVISNSFAQENPAEDLYRMGQELLNGGQYKEALEYFNRSLEIAPDDVMVLNDKGVALYFLNRYREAIEILQRVLELDPEYTTAYYNLGTIYLEIEDYPQAEKHLLEALERQRDNGDAHYNLGLVYLNSGDYYKALVHFQEAFRLSQNLNALNNSGNCYYYLGFWELAEEMYQKVLDQDPSYFYAYYNLGNAYAEQGELQKAEALYKKAIDLDPEYTDAYNALGNLYYTQEKYPQALETYQKTVTLDPFYISGWLNLGNTYYEMGYLYRSIDAYEKLLELNPNDHQVLTYIGINYIDLGRYHTAIEKLQEALHIRPDYAPAFFNLGNAYFNINDLSSAVAMYEKVLAIDPEYLLARYNLANCYFQMEKYPEAISEYQKAIELDPDNPEIHYQLGLTYIKQGAMEEAEKQIKILTALDPKLAQKLRQEIESRGRSDSTL; encoded by the coding sequence ATGAAAAAGCTTGCCCTAGTGATGAGTCTTTTCCTGATTCTGGTTATATCCAACTCTTTCGCACAGGAGAACCCCGCGGAAGACCTTTATCGGATGGGCCAGGAACTCCTAAATGGGGGACAGTACAAAGAAGCTCTCGAGTATTTTAACCGGTCTCTCGAAATCGCACCCGACGACGTGATGGTCCTCAACGACAAAGGAGTAGCGCTCTATTTCCTAAACCGATACCGGGAGGCCATTGAAATTCTACAAAGAGTGCTGGAACTCGATCCGGAATACACCACAGCCTACTATAATCTGGGAACTATCTACCTTGAAATCGAGGACTACCCCCAGGCTGAAAAGCACTTGCTCGAAGCCCTCGAGCGACAACGAGATAACGGTGATGCTCACTATAATTTAGGTTTGGTGTACCTGAATAGTGGCGACTACTACAAGGCTTTGGTGCACTTTCAGGAAGCGTTTCGACTCTCCCAGAATCTCAATGCACTCAATAACTCTGGAAACTGCTATTACTACCTGGGGTTTTGGGAATTAGCAGAAGAAATGTATCAGAAAGTCCTGGATCAGGACCCTTCCTACTTCTATGCCTACTATAACCTGGGCAATGCCTACGCTGAGCAAGGAGAGCTCCAGAAGGCCGAGGCATTGTATAAAAAGGCCATCGACCTAGACCCGGAATACACTGACGCCTATAACGCCCTGGGGAACCTTTACTACACTCAGGAAAAATATCCTCAGGCCTTGGAAACATACCAGAAAACAGTCACTCTTGATCCCTTTTATATTTCGGGATGGTTGAACCTGGGTAATACGTACTATGAAATGGGGTACCTGTACCGCTCTATCGACGCCTACGAAAAACTCTTGGAACTCAATCCCAACGACCACCAGGTTTTAACCTACATTGGCATCAACTACATTGATCTTGGGAGGTATCATACAGCGATTGAGAAACTTCAGGAAGCCCTGCACATTAGGCCTGACTATGCCCCTGCATTCTTTAACCTGGGAAATGCCTACTTCAATATAAACGACCTCTCTTCGGCCGTGGCAATGTACGAAAAGGTGCTGGCTATCGATCCAGAATATTTGCTAGCCCGCTATAACCTGGCAAATTGCTACTTCCAAATGGAAAAATACCCGGAGGCCATTTCTGAATACCAGAAGGCAATAGAACTTGATCCCGATAACCCAGAGATTCATTACCAACTTGGACTTACCTACATTAAACAGGGAGCTATGGAAGAAGCAGAAAAGCAG
- a CDS encoding PadR family transcriptional regulator, which translates to MDGLVSSTWDTEGPGPTRRVYTIAEPGRTFLRDWSRKVRESLKLFEKLIQAVEEGGH; encoded by the coding sequence ATGGATGGTCTGGTTTCGTCAACCTGGGACACTGAGGGTCCAGGACCAACAAGAAGGGTATACACCATCGCCGAACCTGGGCGAACTTTTTTGCGGGATTGGAGCCGAAAAGTGCGGGAAAGCTTAAAATTGTTTGAGAAACTGATTCAAGCTGTTGAGGAAGGAGGTCATTAA
- a CDS encoding rRNA methyltransferase — protein MFGCGRFGFRGATLPWPYVGRDKGGFPRCAYPGLWEAPSWWYPISAGGELDFLRKRAEAIRQELSHIEERIRELEKGNQE, from the coding sequence ATGTTTGGATGTGGAAGATTTGGTTTTCGAGGAGCCACACTTCCCTGGCCTTACGTGGGCAGGGACAAAGGAGGATTTCCCCGGTGTGCCTATCCGGGGCTGTGGGAAGCACCATCCTGGTGGTACCCGATCTCGGCAGGGGGAGAACTCGATTTTTTGAGGAAACGGGCTGAAGCAATACGGCAAGAACTTTCCCATATTGAGGAACGAATCCGGGAACTTGAAAAAGGAAACCAGGAATAA